A genome region from Arachis duranensis cultivar V14167 chromosome 8, aradu.V14167.gnm2.J7QH, whole genome shotgun sequence includes the following:
- the LOC107463615 gene encoding adenylate kinase 4: MAASSAAPNLEDVPSVDLMSELLRRMKCASKPDKRLILIGPPGSGKGTQSPIIKDEYCLCHLATGDMLRAAVAAKTPLGVKAKEAMDKGELVSDDLVVGIIDEAMKKPSCQKGFILDGFPRTVVQAQKLDEMLEKRGGKVDKVLNFAIDDAILEERITGRWIHPSSGRTYHTKYAPPKTPGVDDITGEPLIQRKDDTAAVLKSRLEAFHKQTEPVIDYYAKKGIVANLRAEKPPKEVTAEVEKVLSS, translated from the exons ATGGCGGCAAGTAGTGCAGCTCCCAATTTGGAAGATGTGCCATCcgtggatctcatgtcggagcTCCTCCGCCGCATGAAGTGTGCTTCCAAGCCCGACAAGCGCCTCATTCTCATCG GTCCACCTGGGTCAGGAAAGGGCACACAGTCACCAATTATAAAGGATGAATACTGCTTGTGCCACTTGGCTACAGGTGATATGCTAAGAGCAGCAGTGGCAGCTAAAACTCCACTTGGTGTCAAGGCAAAAGAAGCTATGGATAAG GGAGAGCTTGTATCTGATGACTTGGTTGTTGGCATTATAGACGAAGCAATGAAGAAACCATCTTGTCAAAAAGGTTTCATTCTTGATGGTTTTCCAAGAACTGTAGTTCAAGCACAAAAG CTTGATGAGATGCTAGAAAAGCGGGGAGGCAAAGTTGATAAAGTGCTCAATTTTGCCATTGATGATGCAATCTTAGAGGAGCGAATTACCGGTAGATGGATACACCCATCCAGTGGCAGAACATACCATACAAAATATGCTCCTCCTAAAACTCCTGGAGTTGATGAT attactGGCGAACCTCTTATTCAACGCAAGGATGATACTGCAGCTGTTCTTAAATCAAGATTGGAGGCATTCCATAAACAAACCGAACCA GTTATTGATTACTATGCAAAGAAGGGCATTGTTGCTAATCTTCGTGCCGAGAAGCCTCCCAAAGAGGTGACAGCTGAAGTTGAGAAGGTGCTTTCTTCTTAG
- the LOC107463569 gene encoding LOW QUALITY PROTEIN: arginine-specific demethylase JMJ20-like (The sequence of the model RefSeq protein was modified relative to this genomic sequence to represent the inferred CDS: deleted 1 base in 1 codon) yields the protein MNIKKGEIEKMNWKNLSYSEFVERFMKKNQPLLLNGFSEHHNWRASVDWVTPLGHPNFQFFSTNFGDSKVQVADCDTREFTDQKREEMLVSEFIGRCLQDVEGSAVQCSNSHSVPYLKDWHFVKEYPEYVAYKTPIFFCDDWLNLYLDNYRMHTDSDKYQENNEICCSDYRFVYMGVKGSWTPLHADVFRSYSWSANVCGKKRWLFLDPSQHHLVFDRNMKNCVYNIFDEVSDSKFPGFKKAIWLECMQEAGEIIFVPSGWYHQVQNLVYTGKELEKRLFIVILNTISNTNKVPPRLSQHTGHDRFRL from the exons ATGAACATAAAAAAGGGTGAGATtgagaagatgaattggaagaaTTTGAGTTACAGTGAATTTGTGGAGAGATTCATG AAAAAAAACCAACCTTTGTTGCTCAATGGATTCTCGGAACATCACAATTGGAGAGCTTCAGTTGATTGGGTCACCCCTCTTGGCCACcccaattttcaatttttctccACAAATTTTGGAGATTCCAAAGTTCAG GTTGCAGATTGTGACACAAGAGAGTTCACCGATCAGAAAAGGGAGGAGATGCTTGTTTCGGAGTTTATAGGACGTTGCCTTCAAGATGTTGAAGGTTCTGCAGTCCAATGTAGCAATAGTCACTCTGTACCGTATTTGAAGGATTGGCATTTTGTAAAG GAGTATCCAGAATATGTAGCTTATAAAACTCCAATATTCTTTTGTGATGATTGGCTTAACCTGTATCTTGACAACTACAGAATGCatactgattctgacaaatACCAAGAAAATAACGAAATATGTTGCTCTGACTATCGTTTTGTATACATGGGAGTTAAAG GATCTTGGACTCCTCTTCATGCCGATGTTTTCCGGTCATATAGCTGGTCGGCAAATGTTTGCGGAAAAAAGAGATGGCTTTTTCTAGATCCTTCCCAACATCATCTTGTATTTGACAG GAATATGAAAAATTGTGTATATAATATCTTTGATGAAGTGTCTGACTCAAAATTTCCTGGTTTCAAAAAG GCTATCTGGttagaatgcatgcaagaagcAGGTGAAATTATATTTGTTCCCAGTGGATGGTACCATCAAGTTCAAAATTTG gTGTACACAGGGAAGGAACTAGAGAAAAGGTTATTCATTGTAATACTGAACACTATTAGTAATACGAACAAAG TTCCTCCCAGGCTGAGCCAACATACTGGGCATGACAGATTCAGGTTATGA
- the LOC107463606 gene encoding 4-coumarate--CoA ligase-like 9 encodes MANSQTRPNSTTVDPNSGFNPHSRTFHSLRPNVPLPPPSQPLSITEYALSLIPSAATSTDGATTALIDAAADIRLSYPLLLRRIKSLSISLQSFTPLKKGHVALILTPPSVHVPVLYFSLLSLGIVISPANPLSSPAELTHLIQLVNPKIAFTTSETAAKIPKLPLGTILLDSPEFLSMLENKESVTSELERVEVSQSEPAAILFSSGTTGRVKGVLLTHGNLIALIGGFCHLKHMTAAPEESPEEENWVALVTVPLFHVFGFFMLIRGLAMGETMVLMERFDFEGMLRAVEKYKVNYMPVSPPLVVALTKSEVAKKYDLSSLRLLGSGGAPLGKEVAENFGAKFPNVEIVEGYGLTESSGGAARMIGPDEAKRHGSVGRLAEQMEAKIVDPITGESLPPGCRGELWLRGPTIMKGYVGDEDATAQTLDSEGWLKTGDLCYFDSDGFLYIVDRLKELIKYKAYQVPPAELENILHNNPEIADAAVVPYPDEEAGQIPMAFVVRKPGSSINAAEVMEFVAKQVSPYKKIRRVSFINSIPKSPAGKILRRQLVDLALTSGSSKL; translated from the exons ATGGCCAACAGCCAAACACGCCCCAACTCCACCACGGTAGATCCAAACAGTGGTTTCAACCCACATTCCAGAACCTTCCACAGCCTCCGCCCTAACGTCCCCCTCCCTCCGCCCTCTCAGCCTCTCTCAATCACCGAATACGCACTCTCTCTCATCCCCTCCGCCGCCACCTCCACCGACGGCGCAACTACTGCTCTCATCGACGCCGCCGCGGACATCCGCCTCTCCTACCCTCTCCTCCTCCGCCGCATAAAATCCCTCTCAatctccctccaatccttcacACCACTCAAAAAAGGACACGTGGCACTCATACTCACCCCTCCTTCCGTACACGTTCCCGTTCTCTATTTTTCCCTCTTATCCCTCGGAATCGTTATTTCTCCCGCCAACCCTCTCAGCTCCCCGGCCGAGTTAACTCACCTCATCCAACTCGTGAACCCTAAAATCGCCTTCACAACTTCCGAAACTGCCGCGAAAATCCCCAAACTACCCCTCGGCACCATCCTCCTCGACTCGCCGGAGTTCCTCTCCATGCTCGAGAACAAAGAGTCAGTAACTAGCGAACTCGAACGAGTCGAGGTGAGTCAGTCAGAGCCAGCAGCGATTCTTTTCTCTTCCGGAACCACGGGAAGAGTAAAAGGGGTTCTCCTCACACACGGGAACCTCATCGCTCTAATTGGAGGGTTCTGCCACCTGAAACACATGACGGCGGCGCCAGAAGAGTCACCGGAGGAGGAGAACTGGGTGGCGCTGGTGACGGTGCCGTTGTTCCACGTGTTCGGGTTCTTCATGCTGATAAGAGGCTTAGCGATGGGTGAAACGATGGTTCTAATGGAGAGGTTCGATTTCGAAGGGATGCTGAGGGCGGTGGAGAAATACAAGGTGAATTACATGCCAGTGTCGCCGCCGCTGGTGGTGGCGCTGACGAAGTCGGAGGTGGCAAAAAAGTATGATCTGAGTTCGTTGCGGTTGTTAGGGTCCGGTGGTGCTCCGCTGGGAAAAGAGGTGGCGGAGAATTTCGGTGCTAAGTTCCCCAACGTGGAAATTGTGGAG GGGTATGGTCTAACTGAAAGTTCAGGAGGAGCAGCAAGGATGATAGGACCTGATGAGGCGAAACGACATGGTTCTGTTGGTCGATTAGCTGAGCAAATGGAGGCTAAGATAGTTGATCCTATCACCGGCGAATCGTTGCCTCCAGGCTGCCGAGGAGAGCTATGGTTGCGCGGACCAACAATCATGAAAGGTTATGTGGGAGATGAAGATGCCACTGCTCAAACATTAGATTCAGAGGGATGGTTGAAGACTGGGGATCTTTGTTATTTTGATTCTGATGGTTTTCTCTACATTGTGGATAgactcaaggaattgatcaaaTACAAAGCTTATCAG GTCCCCCCTGCTGAATTGGAAAATATACTTCATAACAATCCTGAAATTGCTGATGCTGCTGTAGTACC GTATCCTGATGAAGAAGCAGGGCAAATTCCAATGGCATTTGTTGTAAGAAAGCCAGGAAGCAGCATCAATGCAGCTGAGGTCATGGAGTTTGTGGCAAAGCAG GTTTCACCATACAAGAAGATACGACGTGTTTCTTTTATTAACTCTATACCAAAATCTCCGGCTGGTAAAATTTTGAGAAGACAATTGGTTGATCTTGCTCTAACAAGTGGTTCTTCCAAGTTGTGA
- the LOC107463497 gene encoding protein translation factor SUI1 homolog 2 has product MVDLEIQVPTPFDPFAEAKESDAPGAKEYVHIRIQQRNGKKSLTTVQGLKKEFSYEKILKDLKKEFCCNGNVVQDKELGKIIQLQGDQRKNVSQFLVQVGLVRKDQIKIHGF; this is encoded by the coding sequence ATGGTTGATTTGGAAATCCAGGTCCCGACCCCCTTCGACCCTTTCGCCGAGGCCAAAGAATCGGATGCCCCCGGGGCAAAGGAGTATGTCCATATCCGCATCCAGCAAAGGAATGGGAAGAAGAGCCTGACCACAGTGCAAGGGCTGAAGAAGGAGTTCAGCTACGAGAAAATCCTCAAAGACCTTAAGAAAGAGTTCTGCTGCAACGGCAATGTCGTTCAGGACAAAGAGCTTGGCAAAATAATACAGCTTCAAGGGGATCAGCGCAAGAACGTTTCTCAGTTTCTGGTTCAGGTTGGTCTGGTGAGGAAGGACCAAATCAAGATTCATGGTTTTTGA